One segment of Niabella beijingensis DNA contains the following:
- the lptB gene encoding LPS export ABC transporter ATP-binding protein, protein MLMKIHTRDLVKRYGERTVVNHVSFEVNQGEIVGLLGPNGAGKTTSFYQVVGLIKPDEGDVFLNDQNITKLPMYKRAQMGIGYLPQEASVFRKLSVEDNIAAVLEMTRLPKAEQKEKLESLLAEFRLGHVRKSNGDVLSGGERRRTEIARALAVDPKFILLDEPFAGIDPIAVEDIQSIVARLKYKNIGILITDHNVNETLSICDRAYLLIDGKIFERGTAEELAANEQVRRLYLGRNFELKRKDYLHEEAFQNASKSASSSE, encoded by the coding sequence ATGTTGATGAAAATACATACCAGGGACCTGGTGAAGCGCTACGGGGAGCGTACCGTGGTGAATCATGTTTCCTTTGAAGTAAACCAGGGAGAGATCGTGGGTTTGCTGGGACCGAACGGTGCCGGTAAAACCACCTCGTTTTACCAGGTGGTAGGGCTGATAAAGCCTGATGAGGGGGATGTATTTTTAAACGACCAGAACATTACCAAGCTGCCCATGTACAAAAGAGCGCAGATGGGCATCGGCTATCTGCCGCAGGAAGCATCTGTTTTCCGGAAACTGAGCGTGGAAGATAATATTGCCGCTGTGCTGGAAATGACCCGGCTTCCCAAGGCGGAACAAAAAGAAAAGCTGGAATCACTTCTGGCTGAGTTCCGCCTGGGGCACGTACGCAAAAGCAATGGCGATGTGTTGAGCGGTGGTGAACGGAGACGGACCGAAATAGCCCGGGCGCTGGCTGTAGACCCGAAATTCATCCTGCTGGATGAACCGTTTGCGGGGATCGACCCGATCGCTGTGGAGGACATTCAAAGTATTGTTGCCCGTCTGAAATATAAGAATATCGGTATCCTGATAACGGATCATAATGTGAACGAAACCCTTTCCATTTGCGACCGGGCCTACCTGCTGATTGACGGAAAAATATTTGAACGGGGAACTGCCGAAGAACTGGCCGCCAACGAACAGGTACGCCGGTTGTACCTGGGACGGAACTTTGAACTGAAGCGGAAAGATTACCTGCATGAAGAGGCCTTTCAAAATGCCAGCAAATCGGCATCTTCTTCCGAATGA
- a CDS encoding SDR family oxidoreductase, giving the protein MIFKDKTVVISGATRGIGKAIALKLAAAGANIVVAAKSVVENEKLGGTIYSAAEEIEAAGGKALPVACDVREEEQVKKVMAEAVTAFGGIDVVVNNASAISLTDTASTPQKRYDLMQEINVRGSFLMVQAALPHLKKSANAHILTLSPPINLNPKWLGPHIAYTISKYNMSLLTLGWAAEFKTIPIAANALWPKTTIDTAAVRNLLGGQALANMSRTPQIVADAAFYILQKQAGSCTGNCFLDEEVLEAEGIASFDNYAINPGGPLYTDLFLDN; this is encoded by the coding sequence ATGATTTTTAAAGACAAAACCGTTGTTATTTCCGGGGCCACCCGCGGCATCGGAAAAGCCATTGCTTTAAAACTGGCCGCGGCCGGCGCCAATATTGTGGTTGCTGCCAAATCCGTAGTGGAAAATGAAAAACTGGGCGGCACTATTTATTCCGCTGCTGAAGAAATTGAGGCGGCCGGTGGAAAAGCGCTGCCGGTAGCCTGTGATGTAAGGGAGGAGGAGCAGGTGAAAAAAGTAATGGCTGAAGCTGTTACCGCTTTTGGCGGCATCGACGTTGTGGTGAACAATGCTTCTGCCATCTCCTTAACAGATACAGCCTCCACTCCTCAGAAAAGATATGACCTGATGCAGGAAATCAATGTAAGAGGAAGCTTTTTAATGGTACAGGCAGCATTGCCCCATCTGAAAAAGTCGGCCAATGCGCATATTTTAACCCTGTCGCCACCAATCAACCTCAACCCCAAATGGCTGGGCCCCCATATTGCCTATACCATTTCCAAATACAATATGAGCCTGCTTACACTGGGCTGGGCAGCGGAATTCAAAACAATTCCCATTGCCGCAAATGCATTGTGGCCCAAAACCACCATTGACACCGCCGCCGTGCGCAACCTGCTGGGAGGACAGGCCCTGGCTAATATGAGCCGTACCCCCCAGATCGTTGCCGATGCCGCATTTTATATACTGCAAAAGCAAGCAGGCAGCTGCACCGGCAATTGTTTCCTGGATGAAGAAGTATTAGAAGCGGAAGGGATCGCCAGCTTTGATAACTATGCTATTAACCCCGGGGGTCCGCTATATACCGACCTTTTTTTAGATAATTAG